One genomic region from Nitrospinaceae bacterium encodes:
- a CDS encoding ABC transporter permease, with product MATTSPSLSPRPRVVPSARWRRFTKGGGAELLIMVVGILVLWSTISSMIPNPSRYLPAPLTVIFSSSDMLWKGLLPNYVGQTIWRLVFGSILGLLVGIPFGILLGLNRTVSDMFYPILNFFQSISGIAILPIIVVWWGNSEQTVFTVIIYTALFPIAFNVLAGVRGIPIIYINVMRSLGASHMRIIRDVIIPGAMPNIATGARLGIGFAWRAVIAGEMLVGKRGLGWMIFTAQDTDHTDQVILGMLMIGTIWILIDRFALRPIEADTIQRWGLVQR from the coding sequence ATGGCAACGACTAGCCCCAGCCTTTCGCCTCGGCCTAGAGTCGTGCCCTCGGCCCGCTGGCGCCGATTCACAAAAGGTGGGGGAGCCGAGCTTCTAATCATGGTTGTGGGAATACTCGTCCTCTGGTCAACAATTTCGAGTATGATTCCGAACCCCTCGCGTTATTTGCCCGCACCATTGACGGTGATTTTCTCCTCAAGCGATATGCTCTGGAAGGGACTTTTGCCCAATTATGTAGGCCAGACCATCTGGCGTCTCGTATTCGGCAGCATCCTCGGCCTCCTCGTCGGAATACCTTTCGGCATTCTTCTTGGCCTGAATCGCACCGTATCCGATATGTTCTATCCAATCCTCAACTTTTTTCAGTCGATCTCGGGCATCGCCATACTGCCCATCATCGTCGTCTGGTGGGGCAACAGCGAGCAAACTGTTTTTACTGTCATTATCTACACGGCCCTTTTTCCCATTGCCTTTAATGTACTTGCTGGTGTTAGGGGCATACCGATAATTTACATCAACGTGATGCGCTCGCTCGGCGCAAGCCATATGCGCATCATCCGTGACGTTATTATCCCGGGTGCAATGCCAAACATCGCGACCGGCGCCCGGCTGGGCATCGGCTTTGCGTGGCGGGCTGTCATCGCGGGCGAGATGTTGGTTGGAAAGCGCGGGCTTGGCTGGATGATTTTCACGGCCCAGGACACTGACCACACAGACCAGGTAATTCTAGGGATGCTGATGATTGGAACCATCTGGATTCTTATCGATCGCTTTGCGCTTCGACCGATAG
- a CDS encoding ABC transporter ATP-binding protein — translation MPPKLVVQGLSHHYPDEYTGEDVHALDNVSLDVDEGVFAAVVGPSGCGKTTLLNILAGLLPYSNGHVKVDGVDVKGPGPDRGVVFQEHAILPWRTVARNIGHGLEIQGMPGPERKNRTQEFIDLVNLTGFEDRYPHELSGGMKQRVALARTLCANPVVMLMDEPFAAVDAQTRITLQEELNRIAMATKKTTLLITHNVDEAAFLGDKCFVFTKRPGKLKATVNIDIPRDKRIWQDLLHDPEFVAKRDEILTLVREEVSPNGND, via the coding sequence ATGCCACCCAAACTGGTCGTCCAAGGTCTCTCGCACCACTATCCAGATGAATACACCGGCGAGGATGTTCACGCGCTCGACAACGTGAGCCTCGATGTCGATGAAGGTGTATTCGCGGCTGTCGTGGGTCCCAGCGGTTGCGGCAAGACAACGCTGCTGAACATCCTGGCAGGACTTCTCCCCTACAGTAATGGGCATGTGAAAGTAGACGGCGTGGACGTGAAAGGCCCTGGCCCCGACCGCGGCGTCGTGTTTCAGGAGCATGCCATCCTCCCCTGGCGGACGGTTGCCCGGAACATTGGACACGGCCTAGAAATACAGGGCATGCCCGGCCCGGAGCGCAAGAATCGGACACAAGAATTTATCGATCTCGTCAACCTGACGGGTTTTGAGGACCGCTATCCCCACGAGCTATCGGGCGGCATGAAGCAGCGCGTCGCCCTCGCCCGCACATTGTGCGCGAATCCGGTTGTAATGCTCATGGATGAGCCTTTCGCTGCGGTGGACGCCCAGACTCGCATAACGCTTCAAGAAGAGCTCAACCGCATCGCCATGGCAACGAAGAAAACCACTCTCCTCATTACGCACAACGTGGATGAGGCGGCTTTCCTTGGTGACAAATGTTTTGTCTTCACCAAGCGGCCCGGCAAGCTAAAGGCCACAGTCAACATCGACATTCCGCGCGACAAGCGCATCTGGCAAGATTTGCTCCACGATCCCGAATTCGTAGCCAAACGGGACGAAATACTCACACTCGTCCGAGAAGAGGTCTCCCCCAATGGCAACGACTAG
- a CDS encoding ABC transporter substrate-binding protein, with the protein MKTARTSIAFAMAAIFMAAGTAMAAPKLNLGAASNNGGMIVFAGVDRGIFAKHGIDAKAAVRNTGAQLTKSLKAGQIDFAPAAFTNLPAALERGIKVRGVVGYVGASYSKPTTDAMVGIAVRPGTGISSIADLKGRKVGATFGSTGDLYLRTVLSKSGINKSNYRRINVRPPSIVSLFDSGGVDAMVAWEPYLTRMLDKVKGAKLVSRGGDHVCFCAGMHGDPDTVYRDKKVTQAFVNGMAEAAAWVRDPKNADEVVKIGVRYVRGVSPKLFKRTLKYWTYDPRLGENTFKAFKFSVKQLIAQKKMKRPYDPKKYFDLTFINRTMKEHPEWFKDLK; encoded by the coding sequence ATGAAAACAGCACGAACTTCCATCGCTTTCGCCATGGCAGCAATATTCATGGCGGCGGGTACGGCCATGGCCGCTCCCAAGCTCAACCTCGGCGCCGCCAGCAACAACGGCGGAATGATCGTCTTTGCGGGCGTGGACCGGGGCATCTTCGCCAAACACGGCATCGACGCGAAAGCCGCCGTCCGCAACACCGGCGCCCAGCTCACCAAGTCCCTCAAAGCTGGTCAGATTGACTTTGCCCCGGCGGCGTTCACGAACCTTCCCGCCGCCCTTGAACGCGGCATCAAAGTACGCGGCGTCGTTGGCTATGTGGGCGCCTCATACTCAAAACCGACCACGGACGCCATGGTCGGAATTGCCGTGCGCCCGGGCACGGGCATCAGTTCCATCGCCGATCTGAAGGGCAGAAAAGTGGGCGCCACCTTTGGCTCCACTGGCGACCTTTACCTTCGGACGGTTTTGAGCAAGAGCGGCATCAACAAATCAAACTATCGCCGGATCAATGTGCGCCCCCCCAGCATCGTTTCACTTTTCGACTCGGGCGGCGTTGACGCCATGGTGGCCTGGGAGCCATATCTCACCCGTATGCTCGACAAAGTGAAGGGCGCCAAGCTCGTCTCGCGCGGCGGCGACCACGTTTGTTTCTGCGCTGGCATGCACGGCGATCCCGACACTGTCTATCGCGATAAAAAAGTAACGCAGGCGTTTGTAAACGGCATGGCCGAGGCGGCCGCTTGGGTACGCGATCCCAAGAATGCGGATGAGGTAGTAAAAATAGGCGTCCGCTATGTCCGCGGCGTCTCGCCCAAGCTCTTCAAGCGCACCCTTAAGTATTGGACCTACGATCCTCGTCTCGGGGAAAACACCTTCAAGGCCTTCAAGTTCTCGGTGAAGCAGCTCATCGCACAAAAGAAGATGAAGCGCCCCTATGACCCGAAGAAATATTTCGACCTCACGTTTATCAACCGGACTATGAAAGAGCATCCCGAATGGTTTAAGGATCTGAAATAA
- a CDS encoding sulfurtransferase, protein MSTDNPKGYENPDLLWTPAQLKERMGDPNLRIIDTRPGEKFAMGHIPNARHFNVYGINCDDSDEAPLMSFMRMWASLLGQRGVAFEDTIVFYDDTTGNTCVRGFWFLELFGHKDVHVLDGGLDAWTRAGLETTQDAETPSPAAFNFKLELDRIATHKDVLAAIDDDNHILLDTRTEGEWQGTTARAKRGGAIPGATWQEWTQHLTPEGEMKPADELRRQFEAIGITPEKQVTAY, encoded by the coding sequence ATGAGCACAGATAACCCCAAAGGCTACGAAAATCCCGATTTACTCTGGACCCCTGCACAACTCAAAGAGCGGATGGGCGATCCAAACTTGCGGATAATTGACACCCGGCCCGGCGAGAAATTCGCGATGGGACATATCCCGAACGCGAGGCACTTTAACGTCTACGGCATCAACTGCGATGACTCGGACGAGGCGCCACTCATGTCATTTATGAGAATGTGGGCCTCACTTCTTGGCCAGCGCGGGGTAGCGTTTGAGGACACGATTGTTTTCTACGACGATACGACGGGCAACACCTGTGTACGCGGGTTCTGGTTTCTTGAGCTTTTCGGACATAAAGATGTCCATGTTCTCGACGGTGGGCTCGACGCCTGGACACGCGCCGGCCTTGAAACAACACAAGACGCCGAGACACCATCGCCTGCGGCCTTCAACTTCAAGCTAGAGCTTGATCGAATCGCCACCCACAAGGATGTGCTCGCCGCCATCGACGACGACAACCACATACTCCTCGACACGCGGACCGAGGGCGAATGGCAAGGCACCACAGCGCGAGCCAAACGAGGGGGCGCCATTCCCGGCGCGACATGGCAGGAATGGACCCAGCACCTGACCCCCGAGGGTGAGATGAAGCCTGCCGATGAGCTTCGACGGCAGTTCGAGGCAATCGGCATAACACCCGAAAAGCAAGTCACGGCCTACTGA
- a CDS encoding SDR family oxidoreductase: MPIRFEFTGRKVILTGAAGDIGSRILEGFLGAGARVFATDRPGERLDALSGSADQLKKAGCDLTDVDDIRQTMRGALEWLGGCDVLLNVAGYMPIRETLGLTEKDWSDVLGVNLLAPYFAIQETIEALKASPSGRIISFSSIAGKMGGIGPNIHYSAAKAGLLAITFNLARELAKTGITVNCVLPGPADTGLHFESPPEMLSNATKAHPLGRLTVPEDVWPAVMFLASEEAGHINGEALDVNGGFWTD; the protein is encoded by the coding sequence ATGCCCATTCGATTTGAATTCACCGGGCGCAAGGTAATCCTCACCGGGGCCGCTGGAGACATCGGCAGCCGGATTCTCGAAGGATTTCTCGGCGCCGGAGCCCGCGTGTTCGCCACCGATCGCCCGGGAGAGCGCCTCGATGCCTTAAGCGGGTCTGCCGATCAACTAAAAAAAGCGGGCTGCGATTTGACCGATGTTGATGACATTCGCCAGACGATGCGCGGCGCCCTTGAATGGCTTGGCGGCTGCGACGTGCTGCTCAACGTGGCGGGTTACATGCCCATCCGTGAGACACTCGGCCTTACCGAAAAAGACTGGTCAGATGTTCTCGGGGTGAACCTTCTGGCTCCTTACTTCGCTATCCAGGAGACTATCGAGGCGCTCAAGGCCTCGCCCTCGGGACGGATCATCAGCTTCTCCTCCATCGCCGGAAAGATGGGCGGCATCGGCCCCAACATCCATTATTCGGCGGCGAAGGCGGGCCTGCTCGCGATTACTTTCAACCTTGCACGCGAGCTCGCCAAGACCGGCATCACGGTGAATTGTGTTCTTCCCGGCCCGGCAGACACGGGCCTTCACTTCGAGTCGCCACCCGAGATGCTATCCAATGCAACCAAGGCGCATCCCCTTGGGCGCCTCACCGTCCCCGAGGACGTATGGCCGGCGGTGATGTTCCTGGCAAGCGAGGAGGCGGGCCATATAAACGGCGAGGCGCTGGACGTAAACGGCGGATTCTGGACTGACTAA
- a CDS encoding xanthine dehydrogenase family protein molybdopterin-binding subunit translates to MPELAYIGKSVPRVDAPEKVTGRAVYTLDLQLPKMLYGKLKASEMPHALIKNIDTSRAEALAGVRLVLTGEDMPDDLKWGVMPVCYDQVPLARGKVRFIGESVAAVVATSEEVAKDALDLIEVEYEDLPAVFDPFEAMQEGAPVIHEAKPDNIAFTKHMEFGEVDKAFKEAAHVSEISTSSSRQAHCCFETHVSIAEWSASGNLTVYNSSQCPSLSHQYFSKLLHIPESKVRVITNFVGGGFGGKATSKFNIDFLSIIAAKKLGCPVKFYYDREEEFILSTFRSSQHHIIRMATDADGMLLAREMRMTVDNGAYSDYGPIVGAITAHMGGSLYNFKAYRHHANVVYTNASYGGAMRGVGNGGYSFGTELAMDHHAKEIGMDPAEFRLKNFVQKGDTTIIGAKITSCGMSQCVTEAIKRVPWKEERPKNDSKCTGYGLSAAVHFTGARAMGPETAGAFIKVNKDGTVEVLSGTIEMGNGTNTALSQICAEALGVRVEDVRILNGDTAVNPYGWGVRGSRTTTIDGQATRLAALEARDMLFRGAAQLLECDTNDLDAREGRIFVKSAPDNSVSHTEAYMKIYDKQGSEAVYTSASYDSPSEDPDPVTGYGNWSAAYAFGAKLAIVEVDTETGNIDVKKIICANDVGTVVNPAGAMGQIEGGALMGVGYALTEDYQIENGQPVNPSWLDYKLPTTQDVPELETILIETENPTGPYGAKGLGEMAQLGTSAAIANAVYDAVGVRIKSLPITPEKVLTALKEKESAAS, encoded by the coding sequence ATGCCAGAGCTAGCTTACATTGGAAAAAGCGTTCCCCGTGTGGACGCCCCCGAGAAAGTGACTGGCCGCGCCGTCTATACGCTCGACCTTCAGCTCCCAAAGATGCTCTATGGCAAGCTCAAGGCTAGCGAAATGCCCCACGCCCTGATTAAAAATATCGACACGAGCCGGGCCGAGGCGCTTGCTGGCGTTAGGCTCGTCCTCACGGGCGAGGATATGCCCGATGATCTCAAGTGGGGCGTCATGCCCGTGTGCTACGACCAGGTGCCGCTGGCACGGGGCAAGGTGCGCTTTATCGGCGAATCGGTGGCGGCCGTCGTGGCGACGAGCGAGGAGGTTGCCAAGGATGCGCTCGACCTCATTGAGGTTGAATACGAGGACCTGCCTGCCGTCTTCGATCCGTTTGAAGCGATGCAGGAGGGGGCGCCCGTTATTCACGAGGCAAAACCGGATAACATTGCTTTCACCAAGCACATGGAATTTGGTGAAGTTGATAAGGCCTTCAAGGAGGCGGCGCACGTCAGCGAGATATCCACTTCTTCCTCGCGTCAGGCGCATTGCTGTTTTGAGACGCATGTTTCCATTGCCGAATGGTCGGCGAGCGGAAATCTGACAGTCTATAACTCATCGCAGTGCCCGAGCCTTTCTCATCAATATTTCTCAAAACTCCTACACATCCCCGAATCGAAGGTGAGGGTAATCACCAACTTCGTTGGCGGCGGTTTCGGTGGCAAGGCTACGAGCAAGTTCAACATTGACTTTCTCTCCATCATTGCGGCGAAGAAACTTGGTTGTCCGGTGAAATTTTATTACGACAGAGAAGAGGAGTTCATCCTCTCGACCTTTCGATCGAGCCAGCACCACATCATCCGCATGGCGACGGACGCGGACGGTATGCTGCTCGCCCGCGAAATGCGGATGACAGTGGACAATGGCGCATACTCGGACTATGGCCCGATTGTCGGCGCCATCACCGCGCATATGGGGGGGAGCCTCTATAATTTCAAGGCCTACCGTCACCATGCCAATGTTGTCTATACGAATGCCTCCTATGGCGGCGCCATGCGCGGTGTGGGCAACGGCGGATACTCGTTTGGAACCGAGTTGGCGATGGACCACCACGCGAAAGAAATCGGCATGGACCCGGCTGAATTTCGCCTCAAGAATTTTGTCCAGAAAGGTGACACCACCATTATTGGTGCGAAGATCACCAGCTGCGGCATGAGCCAATGCGTCACCGAGGCAATTAAGCGTGTTCCTTGGAAGGAAGAGCGGCCCAAGAATGACAGCAAGTGCACGGGCTACGGCCTGAGCGCGGCAGTCCATTTTACCGGGGCTCGAGCGATGGGCCCCGAGACGGCGGGCGCGTTCATCAAGGTGAATAAGGACGGCACCGTCGAAGTGCTCTCGGGCACCATCGAGATGGGCAACGGCACGAACACAGCGCTATCACAGATTTGCGCCGAGGCGCTGGGTGTCCGAGTCGAGGACGTGCGGATTCTCAACGGAGACACAGCAGTAAACCCCTATGGCTGGGGCGTAAGGGGCTCTCGAACCACCACCATCGACGGACAAGCAACCCGCCTTGCGGCCCTTGAGGCGAGGGATATGCTCTTTCGAGGCGCCGCCCAGCTTTTAGAGTGCGACACCAACGACCTCGATGCCCGTGAGGGCCGGATATTCGTCAAAAGCGCACCCGATAACTCTGTCTCGCACACAGAGGCCTACATGAAGATTTACGACAAGCAGGGCAGCGAGGCTGTTTACACTTCTGCGAGCTACGATTCGCCGAGTGAGGACCCCGACCCCGTTACGGGCTACGGCAACTGGTCGGCGGCCTACGCCTTTGGCGCCAAGCTGGCCATCGTCGAGGTGGACACCGAAACCGGAAATATCGATGTTAAGAAAATAATTTGCGCCAACGATGTGGGCACGGTGGTGAACCCGGCTGGGGCTATGGGCCAGATCGAGGGCGGCGCGCTCATGGGCGTTGGGTATGCGCTGACCGAGGACTATCAAATTGAAAATGGCCAGCCCGTGAACCCTAGTTGGCTCGATTACAAGCTACCCACGACCCAGGATGTTCCCGAACTCGAAACGATTCTCATCGAGACGGAGAACCCGACTGGCCCGTATGGGGCCAAAGGACTTGGGGAAATGGCTCAGCTCGGCACCTCGGCGGCCATTGCTAATGCGGTATATGATGCTGTGGGCGTTCGAATTAAGAGCCTTCCCATCACACCCGAGAAGGTTTTGACTGCTCTCAAGGAAAAAGAATCTGCGGCCTCCTAA
- a CDS encoding xanthine dehydrogenase family protein subunit M, producing MAFTYVPVKSVDEALAAMRKYGDEGKIYAGGIALSILMKSRVYEPEALIDISGVEELVYVEESSSGGIRIGARTPHRDIETSALIQDKMPLLAEVFHNVATIRIRNVGTIGGNIIFAEPASDPPAALLVLEAKMMVKKVDGRSRTIPANQFWTDYYETALGEDELLTGIEIDPLPLGFRTGFTRFTTRSKEDKPCISISAAVLTEEDGKTCREIRIGLGGVEPVFRRLTAVEEGLKGKELSRPAINEVLASTLDDLEPLSDIRASEDYRRQVTPVFIRRTIEQAIQPAD from the coding sequence GTGGCGTTTACATATGTTCCAGTGAAATCCGTTGACGAGGCCCTTGCCGCGATGCGTAAGTATGGGGATGAGGGAAAGATTTATGCTGGCGGCATCGCGCTTTCAATACTGATGAAGTCCCGGGTATATGAGCCCGAAGCGCTTATCGACATATCGGGTGTTGAGGAGCTTGTATATGTCGAGGAGAGTTCCTCTGGCGGGATTCGCATCGGTGCGCGAACACCGCACCGCGATATCGAAACCTCTGCGCTGATTCAAGATAAAATGCCGCTTTTGGCCGAGGTGTTCCACAATGTTGCCACCATCCGAATACGAAATGTGGGTACCATTGGCGGCAATATCATTTTCGCTGAGCCTGCCTCGGACCCGCCCGCCGCGCTTCTCGTGCTTGAGGCGAAGATGATGGTCAAAAAAGTAGATGGCCGCTCGCGGACAATTCCAGCCAATCAGTTCTGGACAGACTACTACGAGACGGCTCTTGGTGAGGATGAATTGCTCACCGGAATTGAAATTGACCCATTGCCCCTCGGATTTCGCACTGGATTTACGCGGTTCACCACGCGCTCGAAAGAAGATAAGCCCTGTATCTCGATTTCGGCGGCTGTCCTCACCGAGGAGGATGGTAAAACGTGCCGGGAGATCCGGATCGGCCTGGGCGGCGTCGAGCCTGTGTTCAGGAGATTGACCGCTGTGGAAGAGGGGCTTAAAGGCAAAGAGCTTTCTCGTCCCGCGATCAACGAAGTGCTCGCCTCGACTCTTGATGATTTGGAGCCGTTGAGCGATATCCGGGCCAGCGAGGACTACCGCCGTCAGGTGACGCCCGTATTTATACGTCGAACCATCGAGCAAGCGATTCAGCCCGCAGATTAA
- a CDS encoding 1-acyl-sn-glycerol-3-phosphate acyltransferase: protein MMQGAPEKLPPNWQPPWLKAMFRGYFQMAFGEVSVRGLDQIPAKGPLIIASTHRSYLDPLILGGFISRPFSAMSKRELFSNPLFARLITKLGAFPVDREKTRNSTFRTAVQILRKGDALVIFPEGGIVNSLGEQGFKEGVGLIAAMTSAQVLPVYLSGANTLFTWPDGLTNDTRLVIHAGELIEPMGTGGKESRVRIAQKIASALGALERDNLKEIEAG from the coding sequence ATGATGCAAGGAGCGCCAGAGAAACTCCCGCCTAATTGGCAGCCGCCATGGCTCAAGGCGATGTTTCGCGGTTATTTTCAGATGGCCTTTGGCGAGGTGAGTGTGCGCGGCCTAGATCAAATACCCGCCAAGGGACCGCTCATCATCGCCTCGACCCACCGAAGCTACCTTGACCCGCTCATTTTGGGCGGCTTTATCTCCCGACCCTTCTCAGCCATGAGCAAGAGAGAGCTTTTTTCCAATCCGCTTTTTGCCCGCCTCATCACGAAGCTAGGCGCATTTCCGGTGGACCGGGAAAAAACACGCAATTCAACATTCCGAACCGCCGTGCAAATTCTCCGCAAGGGAGATGCCCTGGTCATTTTCCCCGAAGGGGGGATCGTGAATTCTTTGGGAGAACAAGGATTCAAGGAGGGCGTGGGTTTGATCGCCGCAATGACCAGCGCGCAGGTCCTTCCCGTCTACCTCTCGGGGGCGAACACACTCTTCACCTGGCCGGATGGTTTAACAAACGACACCCGGCTAGTCATCCACGCAGGAGAGTTAATTGAGCCTATGGGCACCGGCGGCAAGGAGAGTCGCGTCCGGATAGCCCAGAAGATAGCGAGCGCCCTGGGAGCGCTAGAGCGGGATAACCTTAAGGAGATCGAAGCTGGTTAA
- a CDS encoding Gfo/Idh/MocA family oxidoreductase, with the protein MNNESSVRACLVGLGWWGGEFARAAKKAEGIEVTAGFARTRETREAFASEHGCRPVESWEDVLKDNEVDAVILATPHSLHAQMVEEAASAGKHVFVEKPFVLSVPEGQRAIAACEKAGVRLGVGHQRRYQPAHRQLKQLIDSGKMGQAIQAEANFSYGFAEKLDAASWRAGADESPSGSMTGLGIHHADNLQYLLGPVKSVFASSRSMSSQTNLDDVTAALLEFESGAHGYLGSNMLTPKVYYIQIFGTDANACAEDEGRRLTVQRKGADKPEVRDWQVEGDPTSINVVDELADFAAAIKEGRAPEVDGHAGLRAAAVVEGITLSSREDRKVELAELYE; encoded by the coding sequence ATGAATAACGAAAGTAGCGTGCGTGCCTGTCTTGTCGGCCTTGGCTGGTGGGGCGGTGAATTTGCCCGCGCGGCTAAAAAGGCAGAAGGAATAGAAGTGACGGCTGGTTTCGCAAGAACAAGAGAAACCCGCGAGGCGTTTGCAAGCGAGCACGGATGCCGACCGGTTGAAAGCTGGGAGGATGTCCTCAAGGACAATGAGGTTGATGCCGTCATTCTCGCCACCCCGCATTCGCTTCATGCCCAGATGGTTGAGGAGGCGGCCTCGGCAGGAAAACATGTTTTTGTCGAAAAACCCTTCGTGTTGAGTGTACCCGAGGGGCAACGCGCCATTGCCGCCTGCGAGAAGGCTGGTGTGCGCCTCGGTGTTGGCCATCAGCGGCGCTATCAGCCCGCCCATCGCCAGCTAAAGCAATTGATCGACTCTGGCAAAATGGGCCAGGCCATACAGGCCGAGGCCAATTTTTCCTACGGTTTTGCCGAAAAACTAGACGCCGCAAGCTGGCGCGCCGGTGCAGACGAGAGCCCATCTGGCTCCATGACTGGTCTCGGCATTCACCACGCCGACAATCTCCAGTATCTGCTTGGCCCCGTGAAAAGCGTGTTCGCCTCAAGCCGCTCTATGAGCTCGCAGACAAATCTCGACGATGTGACGGCCGCACTCCTTGAATTCGAATCGGGCGCCCACGGCTACCTCGGCTCCAATATGCTCACCCCCAAGGTGTATTACATTCAAATCTTCGGGACAGACGCAAACGCTTGCGCCGAGGACGAGGGCAGACGCCTCACGGTCCAGCGCAAAGGCGCTGACAAACCCGAGGTGCGCGACTGGCAGGTCGAGGGCGACCCCACTTCAATAAACGTGGTGGACGAGCTAGCCGATTTCGCCGCTGCCATCAAAGAGGGACGCGCGCCCGAGGTGGATGGCCATGCCGGTCTTCGTGCCGCCGCCGTTGTCGAGGGCATCACCCTCTCGTCTCGTGAAGATCGCAAAGTAGAGCTGGCCGAGCTCTACGAATAG